In Cytophagales bacterium, the following are encoded in one genomic region:
- a CDS encoding glycosyltransferase family 2 protein has translation MPIFSIIVTCYNRIQYLEEALDAVLDQTVSSFEVIVVDDGSDTNAAETISTLCKKDDRIVLIKNSTNTGVSSARNKALANAKGEFISFLDDDDQLAPTFLQLALDSFKQQPNIDVALCQSSVDSKSEKSFFRYHTLKETLRSQPLKRTYETSHASLLYQFPPQINAMVFRKRIFQDHQFDTSLKIGEDIYLWFKLLAAGIQFGKKQSNQPHALIRVHGDVQLSATDNQQVLDFQHRLKADFHFPDPSLETLIDFKLFMRFALVGNLKRALQMLLQSMKHPGYFLRIASSQGWLKFRILISYTLYKIMKIDW, from the coding sequence ATGCCCATATTCTCCATTATCGTTACCTGTTACAACCGCATTCAATATCTTGAAGAGGCACTGGATGCTGTGCTTGATCAAACCGTGTCTTCATTTGAGGTAATCGTTGTGGATGATGGATCGGACACCAACGCAGCTGAAACCATTTCAACACTTTGCAAAAAAGATGATCGTATCGTTCTGATCAAAAACTCAACAAATACCGGTGTATCCAGCGCTCGAAACAAAGCCCTGGCAAACGCGAAAGGTGAATTCATTAGCTTCCTGGACGATGACGATCAGCTTGCTCCCACCTTCCTTCAGCTTGCACTGGACTCATTTAAGCAACAACCCAATATTGACGTAGCACTTTGTCAATCATCTGTGGATTCAAAATCGGAAAAGTCCTTTTTTCGGTACCATACACTTAAAGAGACGCTGAGAAGTCAACCGCTGAAACGCACCTATGAAACATCCCATGCCAGTCTTTTGTATCAATTCCCTCCTCAAATCAATGCTATGGTATTCCGAAAGCGCATTTTTCAGGATCACCAGTTTGATACCAGTCTAAAAATCGGAGAAGACATCTATCTATGGTTCAAGCTGTTAGCTGCCGGAATTCAGTTTGGTAAGAAGCAATCCAACCAACCCCATGCCTTAATCAGGGTTCATGGTGATGTTCAGCTCTCTGCAACAGACAACCAGCAAGTTCTTGATTTCCAGCACCGACTAAAAGCGGATTTTCATTTTCCGGACCCATCACTAGAAACCCTCATCGACTTTAAGTTATTCATGAGGTTTGCCCTGGTAGGTAACCTAAAGCGTGCACTACAAATGCTCCTACAATCTATGAAGCATCCAGGGTACTTTCTCCGTATAGCCAGTTCACAGGGTTGGCTTAAGTTTCGCATCTTAATAAGCTATACTTTGTACAAGATCATGAAAATAGATTGGTGA
- a CDS encoding radical SAM protein: protein MKKYILNSALDNRKKKVLVINVYFPEVRRPIQLTNEIPNTLAPVFIAGAFADDTCAIQIYNEVNSGFIEVFHPELLEWPDVVVFTGLTFSFDRIMHLSAYFKDRNEKLITIAGGQAVRTFRNLAARIVDYVCLGDVEELTDLITSEIGKEYAAEQLLPRYDLAYWMKSRIGYVESSRNCNFKCAFCSLTGEGVTFQKKNLDYLRYQIKQLKKVRLLYFLDNQFYGNDKRLFREKLELLKELRKEGYFQYWAAILTNDFFWDDELLALAKESGCFALFVGVESFDSDWLEHVNKKQNNKKEQLQLIKKSLDAGILFQFGLVYDPSERPITSMKNEIAYINSNSVIPTPLFFFTAIPFPGTPFFQDKYEAGLILPNTKVRDLESSTLSLRPGEDSIEDTAEFIRRTKYFEGYRRKMMGHELRFLLKNNRSLNFDQKTVSMLSTLRLFSPSTFSNLGNFWNNKAQRTHISSTEILDSVYTPVKRVSSKYQAHFEPTYITNAAGELNDRIAEDLTAQRYKIRKTA, encoded by the coding sequence ATGAAAAAATATATCCTTAATTCTGCTCTTGATAACCGTAAGAAAAAAGTACTGGTTATTAATGTCTATTTCCCTGAAGTAAGAAGGCCGATCCAGCTGACCAATGAGATCCCTAATACCCTGGCACCGGTTTTTATCGCCGGAGCTTTTGCTGACGATACTTGTGCCATTCAGATTTATAATGAAGTCAATAGTGGTTTTATTGAGGTTTTCCACCCTGAGTTATTGGAATGGCCGGACGTTGTAGTTTTCACTGGGTTGACCTTCTCTTTTGATCGGATCATGCATTTGAGCGCTTATTTCAAGGATCGGAATGAAAAGTTGATCACCATAGCCGGAGGACAAGCAGTCCGGACTTTTAGGAATCTGGCGGCCAGAATCGTGGATTATGTGTGCCTGGGTGACGTAGAAGAGTTGACTGATTTGATTACTTCGGAAATAGGGAAGGAGTATGCAGCAGAACAATTGTTGCCAAGGTATGACCTGGCTTATTGGATGAAGAGCCGAATAGGTTATGTGGAGTCCAGTCGTAATTGCAATTTCAAATGTGCCTTCTGTTCGCTGACCGGGGAAGGTGTGACTTTCCAGAAGAAAAACCTGGATTATCTGCGATATCAGATAAAGCAGCTGAAGAAAGTGCGATTACTGTACTTTCTAGACAATCAATTCTATGGTAACGACAAACGACTTTTTCGAGAAAAATTGGAGTTGCTGAAGGAGTTAAGAAAGGAAGGGTACTTTCAATATTGGGCGGCCATTCTGACCAATGACTTCTTTTGGGATGATGAATTACTGGCTTTGGCTAAAGAATCGGGATGCTTCGCCTTATTCGTTGGTGTGGAGTCATTTGATTCGGACTGGCTGGAGCATGTGAATAAGAAGCAGAACAACAAGAAGGAACAACTTCAGTTGATCAAGAAAAGCCTCGATGCAGGTATTCTGTTTCAGTTCGGGTTGGTTTACGACCCCAGTGAACGCCCCATTACCTCTATGAAGAATGAAATTGCATACATAAACAGTAATTCGGTGATCCCTACACCACTTTTCTTTTTCACGGCAATTCCTTTTCCCGGAACCCCATTTTTTCAAGATAAATACGAAGCGGGACTGATTTTACCCAATACCAAAGTCAGAGACCTTGAAAGTTCAACCTTGAGTTTGAGACCCGGAGAGGACAGTATTGAAGATACAGCCGAATTTATCCGGCGGACCAAGTATTTTGAGGGATATAGAAGAAAGATGATGGGACATGAATTGCGGTTTTTACTCAAAAACAATCGTTCTCTCAATTTCGATCAGAAAACAGTATCCATGTTAAGCACATTGCGGCTCTTTTCGCCATCAACGTTTTCTAATCTGGGCAATTTTTGGAACAATAAAGCCCAAAGAACTCATATCAGTTCAACGGAGATACTGGACAGTGTCTATACACCGGTCAAGAGAGTCTCTTCTAAGTATCAAGCACATTTTGAGCCGACTTACATTACGAATGCAGCTGGTGAACTCAATGATAGAATTGCAGAGGATCTAACTGCCCAACGATACAAAATCAGAAAAACGGCCTGA
- a CDS encoding permease, with the protein MEKTVGLLLMIGLGLALQRKISSSEQLKGLKVLILSVALPATIFVALLNVKLSENMLIFPLMALVINGILLAITYVGKPLFSGLQDARHRTLMMLLPSFAPGLSCFPFIAEYLGDESLALAALADVGNKVFVLILLYLLAMHWYHRANQDTSSKSSVKQVLVALIGEPINLVMVVALVMLGFGFNLQSLPIAVSEVILRMSGIMAPLILLFIGLAVKITKNDLALVLKALMLRSGILLVLSAMLLFVITGLSLPTMLLIVVFPQSSCSFWPFAHMSAVSALEKGENQTFDINFALSTLAISLPFSTVVVLGTFTFQSWSVNPVFIAISGTLFITIASFGFLKKWTQRTIRIVFKGKYVTHPVSDV; encoded by the coding sequence GTGGAGAAGACGGTAGGTTTACTGTTGATGATAGGATTGGGGCTGGCCTTGCAACGTAAAATTAGCTCCTCCGAACAATTGAAGGGATTGAAGGTTTTGATCCTGAGTGTGGCCTTGCCGGCAACCATTTTTGTGGCCTTGCTAAACGTGAAGTTGAGTGAAAACATGCTCATCTTTCCGTTGATGGCATTGGTGATCAATGGTATTCTTCTGGCAATCACCTATGTTGGGAAACCGCTCTTTTCCGGTTTACAAGATGCACGTCATCGAACCCTGATGATGTTATTGCCCTCTTTTGCACCGGGTCTGTCTTGTTTTCCATTCATCGCCGAATACCTGGGTGATGAATCCCTTGCCCTTGCCGCTTTGGCAGATGTGGGAAATAAAGTCTTCGTGCTGATCCTGCTTTACTTGTTGGCAATGCATTGGTATCATCGGGCTAATCAGGACACCTCTTCCAAAAGTAGTGTCAAACAAGTATTAGTCGCACTGATTGGAGAGCCGATCAATTTGGTGATGGTTGTGGCACTGGTTATGTTGGGTTTTGGATTCAACTTACAATCCCTGCCCATTGCCGTATCAGAAGTAATCCTGCGAATGAGTGGGATCATGGCGCCGCTGATTTTATTGTTTATCGGTTTAGCTGTCAAGATCACAAAAAATGATTTGGCATTGGTCCTCAAAGCCCTGATGTTGCGGTCCGGAATATTATTGGTTTTGAGTGCAATGCTATTGTTCGTAATTACTGGATTGAGCCTTCCCACGATGCTGCTGATTGTGGTATTTCCACAAAGCTCTTGTAGCTTCTGGCCCTTTGCTCATATGTCCGCTGTAAGTGCCCTGGAGAAAGGTGAGAATCAAACGTTCGATATCAATTTTGCCTTGTCTACCCTGGCCATTTCACTGCCATTTTCAACGGTTGTGGTATTGGGGACTTTTACCTTTCAGAGCTGGTCCGTTAACCCGGTATTTATCGCGATAAGTGGAACCTTATTCATCACTATTGCTTCTTTTGGATTCTTGAAAAAATGGACACAGCGAACCATTAGAATTGTGTTCAAAGGCAAGTACGTTACTCACCCTGTATCTGACGTATAG
- a CDS encoding histidinol-phosphate transaminase, with protein sequence MNASRRALLKSGLLTVGGLTVAPHLSMSESWRSAPKLDASGNALYSPFFKEYLADPFDEKKAILAKLNANENPYGPSPKAVKAHQKGATLGNRYAWREMFQLMDMLAEKEGVTAGNIMMGPGSSDLLEKTGVTLFLEGGNIVSADPAYMSMIRVAEATGATWKGVPLKSDWSHDLEGMEKAIDKDTKLVYVCNPNNPTGSLTDANALEDFCRRVSKKVPVFVDEAYLEFLPKGEQKSMAKLVAEGENVIVARTFSKIHGMAGLRVGYVVGLEDTLGEIQAITRAGMGITYPSVMAAIESLGDTAFQDKSRKLNTEAREYVCAELKKKGFEYVPSVTSFVLFPIEMEGKSFLEKMKEQQVAVRAFDIVDQNWCRVSMGTMEEMKLFVSALGSVLI encoded by the coding sequence ATGAATGCATCCAGACGCGCTTTGTTGAAATCAGGTTTACTTACTGTAGGAGGACTTACTGTTGCTCCACACCTGAGTATGTCGGAATCCTGGCGAAGTGCACCGAAGCTGGATGCATCAGGGAATGCTTTGTACAGTCCGTTTTTCAAAGAATACCTGGCAGATCCTTTTGATGAAAAGAAAGCCATCCTTGCTAAACTAAACGCCAACGAAAACCCTTATGGACCTTCACCCAAAGCGGTAAAAGCACACCAAAAAGGAGCGACTTTAGGAAATAGATATGCATGGCGGGAGATGTTTCAATTGATGGACATGCTTGCCGAAAAGGAAGGAGTGACTGCCGGGAACATCATGATGGGCCCTGGATCTTCGGATCTGTTGGAAAAGACGGGGGTTACGCTCTTTCTGGAAGGAGGAAACATCGTTTCTGCCGATCCTGCATACATGTCAATGATCCGAGTGGCAGAGGCCACAGGTGCTACCTGGAAAGGTGTACCATTGAAGTCAGATTGGTCGCATGACCTTGAGGGAATGGAAAAGGCCATAGACAAGGACACGAAACTGGTCTATGTCTGTAATCCAAATAACCCGACTGGTTCCCTGACGGATGCAAATGCACTGGAAGATTTTTGTCGACGTGTATCAAAAAAAGTGCCGGTATTTGTGGATGAGGCCTATCTCGAGTTTTTGCCAAAAGGAGAACAAAAAAGCATGGCAAAACTTGTTGCAGAGGGAGAAAATGTGATCGTTGCGCGAACCTTCTCGAAAATTCACGGAATGGCGGGATTACGAGTCGGTTATGTCGTAGGATTAGAAGATACACTGGGAGAGATTCAGGCCATTACCCGAGCGGGTATGGGGATTACTTATCCTTCGGTAATGGCAGCTATTGAAAGTCTGGGAGACACTGCGTTTCAGGATAAGTCAAGGAAATTGAATACCGAAGCTCGTGAATACGTCTGTGCTGAACTAAAAAAGAAGGGATTCGAATATGTTCCCTCCGTGACCAGTTTCGTGCTATTCCCCATCGAGATGGAAGGCAAATCTTTCCTTGAAAAGATGAAAGAACAACAGGTGGCTGTCCGTGCCTTTGATATAGTGGATCAGAACTGGTGTCGGGTGAGCATGGGAACAATGGAAGAGATGAAGCTTTTTGTAAGTGCACTGGGATCAGTATTAATCTAA